The proteins below are encoded in one region of Diceros bicornis minor isolate mBicDic1 chromosome 14, mDicBic1.mat.cur, whole genome shotgun sequence:
- the LOC131413978 gene encoding zinc finger protein with KRAB and SCAN domains 8-like isoform X2, which translates to MDPHQKVPSTCNEDTLEEINAEILEYEKASQYEDQLERHEEGPTEERRYKCSECGKKFAQSSGLVRHRRIHTGEKPYGCDHCGKAFSVRSTLTVHERIHTGEKPYTCNECRKAFSVRAHLIIHQRIHNGEKPYECIECGKAFSVSSDLIKHQRIHSGEKPYECDECGKAFSVSSALIKHQRIHTGEKPYECKECGKAFYVNSALINHQRIHSGEKPYECGECRKAFSQISTLIHHQRIHTGEKPYECDECGKAFRGSSNLTKHQKIHTKGKCQK; encoded by the coding sequence ATGGACCCACACCAGAAGGTCCCCAGCACATGTAATGAGGATACTTTAGAGGAGATTAATGCGGAGATTCTTGAGTATGAAAAAGCCTCTCAGTATGAAGACCAGTTGGAAAGGCATGAGGAAGGACCCACAGAAGAAAGACGGTATAAATGCAGTGAGTGTGGAAAGAAGTTTGCCCAGAGCTCAGGCCTTGTTCGACATCGGAgaatccacactggagagaagccctaTGGGTGTGATCACTGTGGAAAAGCCTTCAGTGTGCGCTCCACCCTCACTGTGCATGAAAGAATCCACACTGGTGAGAAGCCCTATACTTGTAACGAGTGTAGGAAAGCCTTCAGTGTGAGGGCACACTTGATTATACATCAGAGAATCCACaatggagagaaaccctatgaatgtattgaatgtggCAAAGCATTTAGTGTGAGCTCAGACCTTATCAAACATCAGAGAATCCACTCTGGTGAGAAACCTTATGAGTGTGATGAGTGTGGAAAAGCGTTCAGCGTGAGCTCAGCCCTCATCAAACATCAGAGAATCCACACAGGGGAGAAGCCGTATGAGTGTAAGGAGTGTGGGAAGGCTTTCTATGTGAACTCAGCCCTTATTAATCATCAGAGGATTCACTCTGGAGAAAAGCCCTATGAGTGTGGAGAATGCAGGAAAGCATTCAGCCAGATCTCAACCCTTATTCATCACCAGAGaatccatactggagagaaaccgtaCGAGTGTGACGAGTGTGGGAAAGCTTTCCGTGGGAGCTCTAATCTTACCAAACACCAGAAAATACATACCAAAGGAAAGTGTCAAAAGTGA
- the LOC131413964 gene encoding zinc finger protein with KRAB and SCAN domains 8, which translates to MAAESRKSLAPSPPDQAPEEDLVIVKVEEDHGWDQESSIHENNPPGQELFRLRFRKLCYQETLGPREALIQLRALCHQWLRPDLNTKEQILELLVLEQFLSILPEDLQTLVKEHQLENGEEVVTLLEDLERQIDILGRPVPARAHGHGVIWEEVVHSESAPKPPNTQLQPVATQHKSPVFHGPQERAISTSQSPAPSQKGCPGDQEMTATLLTAGFQTLEKIEDMAVSLIREEWLLDPSQKDLSRDNRPENYRNMFSLGGETRNENRELASKQVISTGIQPHGETAAKCNGDVIGGLEHGEARDLLGRLERQRGNPTQERRHKCDECGKSFAQSSGLVRHWRIHTGEKPYQCNVCGKAFSYRSALLSHQDIHNKVKRYHCKECGKAFSQNTGLILHQRIHTGEKPYQCNQCGKAFSQSAGLILHQRIHSGERPYECNECGKAFSHSSHLIGHQRIHTGEKPYECDECGKTFRRSSHLIGHQRSHTGEKPYKCNECGRAFSQKSGLIEHQRIHTGERPYKCKECGKAFNGNTGLIQHLRIHTGEKPYQCNECGKAFIQRSSLIRHQRIHSGEKPESIGV; encoded by the exons ATGGCTGCAGAATCAAGAAAGTCTTTAGCCCCATCCCCTCCAGACCAGGCTCCGGAAGAGGACCTCGTAATTGTCAAGGTAGAGGAAGATCATGGTTGGGACCAGGAATCAAGTATACATGAAAATAACCCTCCTGGCCAAGAGCTGTTCCGCCTGCGCTTCAGGAAGTTATGCTACCAGGAGACACTAGGACCCCGAGAAGCTCTGATCCAACTCCGGGCACTTTGCCATCAATGGCTGAGGCCAGATTTGAATACCAAGGAGCAGATCCTAGAGCTGCTAGTACTGGAGCAGTTCTTGAGCATCCTGCCTGAGGATCTCCAGACTCTGGTTAAGGAACATCAGCTAGAGAATGGAGAGGAGGTGGTGACCCTATTGGAGGATTTGGAAAGGCAGATTGATATACTAGGACGGCCA GTCCCAGCTCGTGCACATGGACATGGGGTAATCTGGGAGGAGGTGGTGCATTCAGAATCTGCACCAAAGCCTCCAAATACTCAGCTCCAACCTGTGGCAACCCAGCACAAATCTCCAGTGTTCCATGGGCCACAAGAGAGAG ccATTTCTACTTCTCAGAGTCCTGCCCCTTCCCAGAAAGGATGTCCTGGAGACCAGGAGATGACAGCTACACTTCTTACAGCAGGGTTCCAG actttggagaAGATCGAAGACATGGCTGTGTCCCTAATTCGAGAGGAGTGGCTTCTCGATCCATCACAGAAGGATCTGAGTAGAGATAACAGGCCAGAGAATTACAGAAACATGTTCTCCCTGG gtgGTGAGACCAGGAATGAGAACAGGGAATTAGCTTCAAAACAGGTAATATCTACTGGAATCCAACCACATGGAGAGACAGCTGCCAAATGCAACGGGGATGTTATCGGGGGTCTTGAGCATGGAGAAGCTCGAGACCTTCTGGGCAGATTAGAGAGGCAGCGGGGAAATCCCACCCAAGAGAGACGACATAAATGTGATGAATGTGGGAAGAGCTTTGCTCAGAGTTCAGGCCTTGTTCGCCACTGGAGAATCCAcactggggagaaaccctatCAGTGTAATGTGTGTGGTAAAGCCTTCAGTTACAGGTCAGCCCTTCTTTCCCATCAGGATATCCACAACAAAGTAAAACGCTACCACTGTAAGGAGTGTGGTAAAGCCTTCAGTCAAAACACAGGCCTGATCCTGCACCAGAGAATCCATACTGGGGAGAAGCCGTATCAGTGCAATCAGTGTGGGAAGGCTTTCAGTCAGAGTGCGGGCCTTATTCTGCACCAGAGAATCCACAGTGGGGAGAgaccctatgaatgtaatgagtgtgggaaagctttcagtcatAGCTCACACCTCATTGGACATCAGAGAATCCACACAGGGGAGAAGCCCTATGAGTGTGATGAGTGTGGGAAAACCTTCAGGCGAAGCTCACATCTTATTGGCCATCAGAGAAGCCACACTGGGGAGAAACCCTACAAATGCAATGAGTGTGGGAGGGCCTTCAGTCAGAAGTCAGGCCTTATTGAACATCAGAGAATCCACACTGGCGAAAGACCCtataaatgtaaagaatgtgggaaagctttcaATGGGAACACTGGCCTCATTCAGCATCTGAGAATTCACACAGGGGAGAAGCCCTATCaatgtaatgagtgtgggaaagcctttattcaGAGGTCGAGTCTCATTCGACATCAGAGAATCCACAGTGGAGAAAAACCTGAATCCATAGGAGTTTAG
- the LOC131413978 gene encoding zinc finger protein with KRAB and SCAN domains 8-like isoform X1, whose product MLASIQILKPPISRNQGQRYEQGVDPEGKIFVRMDPHQKVPSTCNEDTLEEINAEILEYEKASQYEDQLERHEEGPTEERRYKCSECGKKFAQSSGLVRHRRIHTGEKPYGCDHCGKAFSVRSTLTVHERIHTGEKPYTCNECRKAFSVRAHLIIHQRIHNGEKPYECIECGKAFSVSSDLIKHQRIHSGEKPYECDECGKAFSVSSALIKHQRIHTGEKPYECKECGKAFYVNSALINHQRIHSGEKPYECGECRKAFSQISTLIHHQRIHTGEKPYECDECGKAFRGSSNLTKHQKIHTKGKCQK is encoded by the exons ATGCTGGCCTCAATCCAAATCCTCAAACCGCCGATTTCCAG GAATCAAGGCCAGAGGTATGAACAAGGTGTTGATCCTGAAGGGAAAATTTTTGTAAGGATGGACCCACACCAGAAGGTCCCCAGCACATGTAATGAGGATACTTTAGAGGAGATTAATGCGGAGATTCTTGAGTATGAAAAAGCCTCTCAGTATGAAGACCAGTTGGAAAGGCATGAGGAAGGACCCACAGAAGAAAGACGGTATAAATGCAGTGAGTGTGGAAAGAAGTTTGCCCAGAGCTCAGGCCTTGTTCGACATCGGAgaatccacactggagagaagccctaTGGGTGTGATCACTGTGGAAAAGCCTTCAGTGTGCGCTCCACCCTCACTGTGCATGAAAGAATCCACACTGGTGAGAAGCCCTATACTTGTAACGAGTGTAGGAAAGCCTTCAGTGTGAGGGCACACTTGATTATACATCAGAGAATCCACaatggagagaaaccctatgaatgtattgaatgtggCAAAGCATTTAGTGTGAGCTCAGACCTTATCAAACATCAGAGAATCCACTCTGGTGAGAAACCTTATGAGTGTGATGAGTGTGGAAAAGCGTTCAGCGTGAGCTCAGCCCTCATCAAACATCAGAGAATCCACACAGGGGAGAAGCCGTATGAGTGTAAGGAGTGTGGGAAGGCTTTCTATGTGAACTCAGCCCTTATTAATCATCAGAGGATTCACTCTGGAGAAAAGCCCTATGAGTGTGGAGAATGCAGGAAAGCATTCAGCCAGATCTCAACCCTTATTCATCACCAGAGaatccatactggagagaaaccgtaCGAGTGTGACGAGTGTGGGAAAGCTTTCCGTGGGAGCTCTAATCTTACCAAACACCAGAAAATACATACCAAAGGAAAGTGTCAAAAGTGA